The DNA segment GTGGAAAGCTTCCAGACCATGGGCCCGTGGCCGATCCCCACGATCAACACCGCTCTGCTGCTGATGTCCGGCGTGACGCTGACCTGGGCGCACCATGCGCTGCTGGCCAACAAGCGTAGCCAGCTGATTCAGGGCCTGGTGCTGACCATCCTGCTGGGCGCGGTCTTCATGTGCTTCCAGGTGTACGAATACCACCACGCGTATTCGGAGCTGAACCTCAAGCTGACCTCGGGCATCTACGGTTCCACCTTCTTCCTGCTGACCGGCTTCCACGGTTTCCACGTGACGCTCGGCGCGATCATGCTGACGGTGGTGCTGGTGCGCGTGCTCAAGGGCCAGTTGACGCCCGATCATCACTTCGCATTCGAAGGCGCCGCCTGGTACTGGCACTTCGTCGACGTGGTGTGGCTGTTCCTCTACATCGTGGTGTACTGGCTGTAAGACACCCGATTGCAGTGCCCGCCGGCCACGCCGGCGGCATCGCGGGGGAGGTTCTCCTCCTTCGCGAGGAACAACAAAAAACAAGCGCCGCAGGGGAAGTAGCCAGCCTGCGGCGCTTGTTTTTTGTGGTTTGAACCTGGCGCAGCCGGGCCGCGCCGGTTTCAGGGCGCCAGCTTCAGGGCGCCATGCGGATGCCCGTGCTCTGTATCCATCCCATCCAGTGCGAGAACAGGATGAAGACGAACAGGGCCACCGAGAAGCCGACCCGGAACATCAGCGAGCGCATCATGTTTGGCGTCCCGCCGCGGTCGCGCATCATGAAGAACAGGGCGGAGGCCAGGCTACCGATGATGAGGAAGAACGCGATGAGGATGACGATGCGCATGGAGGGCCCGCAAGCGCGGGGTCTGCTAGGGATAGAGTGCCATTATCGCATCGGAGCGCGTGGCAACGCCCTCGGGAAATGCCAGGGAGGCCGCACGTGAAGCTGTGGCGCGCACTGAGCCCGCTGCCCACCGTTGCCGCGCTGGTGGTGATCGCAGTCACCTGTGCCTTGGGCAACTGGCAACTGAATCGGGCCCACGAAAAAGTGGCGCGGGCCGCGCGCCTTGAGGCGCTGGCCGCCCAGCCGTCGCTGGAGATCGGGCGCAGCCTGTTGGGGGGCGCGACGGCGGAGCGGCGCGTGCACGTGCGCGGGCGCTTCGATGCAGCGCATACGGTTTTGCTGGACAATCGCCCCCACGGCAACGGCACCGACAGCCGTGCCGGATTCATGGTGCTGACGCCGCTGCGGGTTGCCGGGGGCGATGCGGCTGCGCCGGCCGTGCTGGTGCTGCGCGGCTGGCTGCCGCGCGATGCGCAGGATCGCACCCATATTGCGCCGTTCCCGACGCCGCAAGGCGAGGTGGAACTGGACGGCACCGCGCTGGCGACCGTGCCCAGGGTCTTCAGCCTGGGCCGGGGCGCGAATGCCGAGGCCGGCCAGAAGATTCGCCAGAATGTCGATCTCGCCGCTTATGCATCGGAGCTTGGCGTGCCTCTGCAACCCTTTGTGCTGGAACAGCGCAACGACAACGGCGACGGGCTGGCGCGCGACTGGGCGCCAGCGGACATCGGCGCGGATCGCCACTATGGTTATGCCTTTCAGTGGTTCGGGCTGGCGGCGCTGACTCTGGTGCTGCTGGTGGCGTTGAGCTGGCGGCGCGCTGCCAGCATGACGGCTTGAGCATTCTCGGGGGTGGCACCCGCATCACCCACGAACCACAGCGGCGCGTTGCGGTCAGAAGAGCGCAACCGCCCCTAACGACAGACAGACGACAGACAGACGAAACACTATGCAACAGCCAGATCCCGCTTCGGCCCAGGCCGCCCGCGCCGCGCCGCAAGACTCGCGCATCGACGCCCGCACCCGTCGCGGCCGCATCCAGATGCTGCTGCTTCTGCTGGTGTGCGCTTCACCTGTCATCGCTTCCTACCTGACGTACTACGTGTTCAAGCCGGCGGGCGGTTCCACCAACTACGGCACGTTGATAGAGCCGCAGCGCCCCATGCCCGCGATACAGATCGGCAACGAGCGTGCCGAGTCCGTGCCGCTGGATAGTTTCAAGGGCAAGTGGCTGCTGGTGATGGCGGATGGCGCGGCGTGCGACGAAGCCTGCGCCAGGAAACTGTTCACCATCCGCCAGATCCGCGCGGGGCAGGGCCAGGACCGCGAGCGCATCGTGCCGGTGTGGTTGATCAGTGACGAAGGCCCGATCGATTCCCGCCTGTCGGCTGCCTACAACGAGCCCTATGCCGGCGTGCGCTTCCTGCGTGCCAACCGGGAGGCCATGCAGAAATGGCTGCCGGCGGAACCGGGTGCCCGGATCGAGGACAGCCTGTTCCTGATCGACCCGCTGGGCAACCTGATGATGCGCTTCCCCAAGGAGCCGGACCCCAAGAAGATGAGTTCCGACCTGAAGAAGCTGCTCAAGTACTCTCACATCGGGTGAGGCGCGCATGCTGCTCCAACTCGCCATCATCGGCGTCCTGATCGCGCTGTTCCCCTTGAGCTACGTGCTGGTCAAAGGGGATCGCAACAAGTACCGCAAGCTGGTCTGGATCACCGCCTTCCTGACGCTGGACCTGATCATGTTCGGCAGCTTCACGCGGCTGACGGACTCCGGCCTGGGCTGCCCTGACTGGCCGGGTTGCTATGGCCACTCCAACCCGCACGCGGCGCAGGAGCCGATCCGCGCCGCCGAGACGGCCTTGCCTAGCGGGCCCGTGACCATCACCAAGGCGTGGATCGAGATGGTCCACCGGTACTTCGCCATGGCGGTCGGCGTGCTGATCATCACACTGATGGTGCTGGCCTGGGTCAAGCGGCGCGAGCTCAAGCAGTCGCCCTGGTTCGCCACCGGGGTGCTTTTGCTGGTGTGCGTGCAGGGCGCGTTCGGGGCCTTTACGGTCACGCTCAAGCTGCAGCCCATCATTGTGGTCACGCACCTGATGCTTGGCATGAGCCTGCTGGCGGCGTTGATCTGGCTGGGCTCGCGCAACGATCCACCCTTGCGGGTAGCGCCGCAGGCGGCCGGGCTGCGCTGGCCGGCGCGCATCGCGCTGGCCTTGCTGGTGCTGCAGATCTTCCTGGGCGGCTGGGTGAGCACTAACTATGCCGTGCTGGCGTGTACCGACTTTCCGCTATGCAACGGTCAGCTCGTGCCGGACATGGACTTCCACCACGGCTTCACGTTGTGGCGCCAGCTTGGCATGACCGCCGACGGCGACTACATCCCGCACTCGGCCCTGGTGGCGATCCATTGGGTGCATCGCGGTTTTGCCTTCGTTGTGCTGGCTTTCCTGGCCTGGTTCGG comes from the Cupriavidus basilensis genome and includes:
- a CDS encoding SURF1 family protein codes for the protein MPGRPHVKLWRALSPLPTVAALVVIAVTCALGNWQLNRAHEKVARAARLEALAAQPSLEIGRSLLGGATAERRVHVRGRFDAAHTVLLDNRPHGNGTDSRAGFMVLTPLRVAGGDAAAPAVLVLRGWLPRDAQDRTHIAPFPTPQGEVELDGTALATVPRVFSLGRGANAEAGQKIRQNVDLAAYASELGVPLQPFVLEQRNDNGDGLARDWAPADIGADRHYGYAFQWFGLAALTLVLLVALSWRRAASMTA
- a CDS encoding COX15/CtaA family protein — translated: MLLQLAIIGVLIALFPLSYVLVKGDRNKYRKLVWITAFLTLDLIMFGSFTRLTDSGLGCPDWPGCYGHSNPHAAQEPIRAAETALPSGPVTITKAWIEMVHRYFAMAVGVLIITLMVLAWVKRRELKQSPWFATGVLLLVCVQGAFGAFTVTLKLQPIIVVTHLMLGMSLLAALIWLGSRNDPPLRVAPQAAGLRWPARIALALLVLQIFLGGWVSTNYAVLACTDFPLCNGQLVPDMDFHHGFTLWRQLGMTADGDYIPHSALVAIHWVHRGFAFVVLAFLAWFGLQARRHGGLARSAGWLLGFLALQLATGLSNIVFDWPLGAAVAHNGGAAVLLLLLVRLNYNIGLAARSADIATDVPAAARAT
- a CDS encoding SCO family protein gives rise to the protein MQQPDPASAQAARAAPQDSRIDARTRRGRIQMLLLLLVCASPVIASYLTYYVFKPAGGSTNYGTLIEPQRPMPAIQIGNERAESVPLDSFKGKWLLVMADGAACDEACARKLFTIRQIRAGQGQDRERIVPVWLISDEGPIDSRLSAAYNEPYAGVRFLRANREAMQKWLPAEPGARIEDSLFLIDPLGNLMMRFPKEPDPKKMSSDLKKLLKYSHIG
- a CDS encoding twin transmembrane helix small protein — its product is MRIVILIAFFLIIGSLASALFFMMRDRGGTPNMMRSLMFRVGFSVALFVFILFSHWMGWIQSTGIRMAP
- a CDS encoding cytochrome c oxidase subunit 3, with the protein product MSANRANAPYYFVPGPSRHPITASFGLLLTAGGAAGWVNGQTWGPYLCGLGLLWFLFVLKSWFGEAINESETGKYGKNIDLSFRWSMGWFIFSEVMFFAAFFGALFYARNIAMPWLGDLNNKILWPDFAAVWPNLGPAGVVESFQTMGPWPIPTINTALLLMSGVTLTWAHHALLANKRSQLIQGLVLTILLGAVFMCFQVYEYHHAYSELNLKLTSGIYGSTFFLLTGFHGFHVTLGAIMLTVVLVRVLKGQLTPDHHFAFEGAAWYWHFVDVVWLFLYIVVYWL